The Daucus carota subsp. sativus chromosome 7, DH1 v3.0, whole genome shotgun sequence genome window below encodes:
- the LOC108193508 gene encoding protein JINGUBANG, with protein sequence MDYATLSPSSSTTTKPPSKFSDDSASTSTTSPSSSSITSYGSLHSNLSLQTLPSVPSLQTLAPETLNISVAKNSLSSLKPHTFHVTSLSVHKNLLYAASGTFVNVFDIETFTLIDTFHGKNTASGSVKSVTFHDKKIFTASQDSKIRAWDLATDENIRHQLIATLPTVKDRLRRCIIPKNYVRVRRHKKRLWIQHHDAVSGLAIFDDFLYSVSWDKYLKIWSASDFRCMESIKAHDDAINAVIVSVDGMIYTASADRSIKVWERSVKDRKKWVHGLIATLVKHKSAVNALALNSDGSVLFSGSCDRSILVWEREDSANYMVVTGALRGHGKAILCLINVNDLLFSGSADRTVRIWQRGVAERKFCCLTVLDGHEKPVRSLAAAVDENVAAGGGMKVFSGSFDGEIKVWDVVVSSLETSNAIL encoded by the coding sequence ATGGACTACGCAACCCTCTCCCCATCCTCCTCAACCACCACCAAACCACCATCCAAATTCTCCGATGACTCGGCAAGCACCTCCACCACAAGCCCCTCATCCTCCTCCATCACAAGCTACGGCAGCCTCCACTCCAATCTCTCTCTCCAAACATTACCCTCAGTCCCTTCTCTCCAAACCCTAGCTCCCGAAACCCTAAACATATCCGTCGCCAAAAACTCCCTCTCTTCTTTAAAACCTCATACTTTCCACGTCACCTCCCTCTCGGTTCACAAAAATCTTCTCTACGCCGCCTCCGGGACTTTCGTCAACGTTTTCGATATCGAAACATTCACACTTATCGACACATTCCATGGCAAAAACACCGCATCCGGTTCCGTCAAGTCGGTCACCTTTCACGACAAAAAAATTTTCACCGCAAGCCAAGATTCAAAAATTCGTGCCTGGGATTTGGCGACGGATGAAAATATCCGTCACCAACTTATCGCGACACTTCCCACCGTTAAAGATCGATTACGCCGTTGCATAATACCAAAAAATTACGTTAGGGTTCGGCGTCACAAGAAACGGTTGTGGATTCAACACCACGACGCCGTTTCGGGGTTAGcgatttttgatgattttttgtATTCGGTTTCATGGGACAAGTACTTGAAAATTTGGTCCGCATCGGATTTTCGTTGCATGGAGTCGATTAAAGCTCATGATGACGCAATTAACGCCGTGATTGTTTCCGTTGACGGGATGATTTACACGGCGTCGGCAGATCGGAGCATCAAGGTTTGGGAAAGATCGGTTAAAGATCGGAAAAAATGGGTGCATGGATTAATAGCTACGTTAGTGAAGCATAAATCGGCGGTTAATGCTTTGGCGTTAAATTCGGACGGTTCGGTTTTATTTTCCGGTTCATGTGACCGGTCCATATTGGTATGGGAAAGGGAAGATAGTGCAAATTATATGGTGGTCACAGGTGCATTAAGAGGTCATGGAAAGGCtatattgtgtttgattaatgTCAATGATTTATTATTTAGCGGATCAGCTGATCGAACGGTCAGGATTTGGCAACGTGGAGTGGCGGAGCGGAAATTTTGCTGCTTAACGGTTTTGGACGGGCATGAAAAGCCGGTGAGGTCGTTGGCGGCGGCCGTCGACGAGAATGTGGCGGCCGGCGGTGGAATGAAGGTGTTTAGTGGGAGTTTTGACGGTGAGATTAAGGTGTGGGATGTGGTGGTTTCGAGTTTAGAAACTAGTAATGCAATTTTATGA